A single window of Carassius gibelio isolate Cgi1373 ecotype wild population from Czech Republic chromosome A19, carGib1.2-hapl.c, whole genome shotgun sequence DNA harbors:
- the LOC127935276 gene encoding lens fiber membrane intrinsic protein — protein MYSFTGGGLFCAIIGNILIVVSTATDYWMQYRLSGSYAHQGLWRYCMANKCYMQTASIAYWNATRAFMILSGMACFAGIMAGILSFAHFSAFERFSRSFAAGIMLFISTFFLLLAMAIYTGVTLSFLGKRFGDWRFSWSYILGWVAMLMTFIAGIFYMCAHRLYESRRVVGSR, from the exons ATGTACAGCTTTACGGGTGGAGGCCTGTTCTGTGCCATTATTGGGAACATCCTGATAGTGGTTTCCACAGCGACAGACTACTGGATGCAGTATCGCCTCTCGGGCAGCTATGCCCACCAGGGCCTGTGGAGGTACTGCATGGCCAACAAATGCTACATGCAGACAGCAAGTATAG CATACTGGAATGCCACACGGGCGTTTATGATCCTATCGGGAATGGCATGCTTTGCAGGCATCATGGCAGGCATCCTCTCATTTGCCCATTTTTCCGCCTTTGAGAGATTCAGTCGTTCCTTTGCAGCAGGAATCATGCTTTTCATCTCCA CATTTTTTTTGCTGCTTGCTATGGCGATCTACACTGGCGTAACCCTAAGCTTCCTGGGCAAGCGTTTTGGAGACTGGCGCTTCTCCTGGTCCTACATACTGGGATGGGTGGCCATGCTCATGACCTTCATTGCAG GGATATTCTACATGTGTGCCCACAGATTGTATGAATCCAGGAGAGTGGTTGGAAGTCGCTAA
- the LOC127934986 gene encoding C3a anaphylatoxin chemotactic receptor-like — protein sequence MTFKTALLFHTHSEVSNHHAITTVDIEAIMDKVSIAFLTIITLLGTIGNSVVIWVAGFRMKPKVTNIWLVNLAVADLIFCLTRVISLISSLFFDYWAFGVFLCKFNGFFKYANMFCSVFHLAVISVDRALCIWHPVFTRKRRTLCAARVVSVGVWIVAVMFSSPYFVYRQVFLDKNNLSHCSFKEKGEEEGDGSSAKYVYYLNRFICGFLLPFLVILICYILAAVGIRRTRLSGKSRPLRILVVLVCAFFLCWAPYHVLGLVKLVNRNNKAVKEGWTMVSNLAYFNSCINPVLYFCMGLDFSRCCNQSLTGIFRRALMEEGQNLSHQGTREKNCNSIPKPAETECEAKV from the exons ATGACCTTCAAAACAGCTCTTCTCTTCCACACCCACTCTGAGGTCTCAAACCACCATGCAATCACTACAGTGGACATTGAAGCCATTATGGACAAGGTTAGCATTGCCTTCCTCACCATCATTACTCTCCTAGGGACCATTGGGAACTCTGTGGTCATCTGGGTGGCCGGCTTCCGCATGAAACCCAAAGTCACTAACATATGGCTGGTCAATCTCGCTGTAGCAGACCTGATCTTCTGCCTGACACGAGTCATATCACTCATCTCAAGTCTGTTCTTCGACTACTGGGCTTTTGGAGTTTTTCTCTGCAAGTTCAATGGTTTCTTCAAGTATGCCAACATGTTCTGCAGTGTTTTTCATCTGGCTGTCATCAGTGTGGATCGAGCGCTCTGTATCTGGCATCCAGTGTTCACCAGAAAACGACGGACGTTATGTGCTGCTCGTGTGGTCAGTGTGGGAGTTTGGATTGTGGCAGTGATGTTCAGCTCACCGTACTTTGTATACCGACAGGTCTTCCTTGACAAGAACAACTTGAGCCACTGCTCATTCAAG gagaaaggagaagaagaaggagaTGGCAGTTCAGCAAAGTATGTCTACTATTTAAATCGTTTCATCTGTGGATTCTTGTTGCCCTTCCTGGTCATCCTAATCTGTTATATACTAGCTGCTGTTGGGATACGCAGAACACGGCTCTCTGGAAAATCAAGGCCTCTTCGGATTCTTGTCGTTTTGGTCTGTGCCTTTTTCTTATGCTGGGCCCCCTATCACGTTCTAGGACTGGTCAAGTTGGTGAATAGAAACAACAAGGCAGTAAAAGAAGGATGGACTATGGTTTCAAACTTAGCCTATTTCAACAGCTGCATTAACCCGGTTCTGTATTTCTGCATGGGATTGGATTTTAGTCGATGCTGCAACCAAAGTTTGACTGGGATATTTCGCAGAGCACTTATGGAGGAAGGCCAAAATCTCTCACATCAAGGGACtagagaaaaaaactgtaattctaTTCCAAAGCCTGCAGAAACTGAGTGTGAAGCTAAAGTTTAA
- the LOC127935272 gene encoding C3a anaphylatoxin chemotactic receptor-like, producing the protein MISNPTLSPQSNSNTSMSYEKTTIDIVFYSIVVLLGTTGNSLVIWVAGFCMKPTVTNVWLVNLAVADLIFSLTRVTSLIKSIFFDHWPFGVFLCKFNGFFKYANMFCSVFHLAVISVDRALCIWRPVFTRKRRTLCAARVVSVGVWIVAVMLSSPYFLYRQVFLEKNNLSHCSFKEKGEEEGDGSSAKYVYYFTRFICGFLLPFLVILICYILAAVGIRRTRLSGKSRPLRILVVLVCAFFLCWAPYHVLGLVKLVNRNNKAVKEGWAMVSNLAYFNSCINPVLYFCMGLDFSRCCNQSLSGIFRRALVEEGQSLSQQVTREENCNSISKTSDTEGETKV; encoded by the exons ATGATCTCCAATCCAACTCTTTCCCCTCAATCCAACTCCAATACCTCAATGTCCtatgaaaaaacaacaatagaCATTGTCTTCTACTCAATCGTAGTTCTCCTTGGCACCACTGGGAACTCTTTGGTCATCTGGGTAGCTGGATTCTGCATGAAACCCACAGTCACAAATGTTTGGCTGGTCAATCTCGCTGTAGCAGACCTGATTTTCTCCCTAACACGAGTCACTTCTCTCATCAAAAGCATCTTCTTCGACCACTGGCCTTTTGGAGTTTTTCTCTGCAAGTTTAACGGTTTCTTCAAGTATGCCAACATGTTCTGCAGTGTTTTTCATCTGGCTGTCATCAGTGTGGATCGAGCTCTCTGTATCTGGCGTCCAGTGTTCACCAGAAAACGCCGGACGTTATGTGCTGCTCGTGTGGTCAGTGTGGGAGTTTGGATTGTGGCAGTGATGTTAAGCTCACCGTACTTTTTGTACCGACAGGTCTTCCTTGAAAAGAACAACTTGAGCCACTGCTCATTCAAG gagaaaggagaagaagaaggagaTGGCAGTTCAGCAAAGTATGTCTACTATTTCACTCGTTTCATCTGTGGATTCTTGTTGCCCTTCCTGGTCATCCTAATCTGTTATATACTAGCTGCTGTTGGGATACGCAGAACACGGCTCTCTGGAAAATCAAGGCCTCTTCGGATTCTTGTCGTTTTGGTCTGTGCCTTTTTCTTATGCTGGGCTCCCTATCACGTTCTAGGACTGGTCAAGTTGGTGAATAGAAACAACAAGGCAGTAAAAGAAGGATGGGCTATGGTTTCAAACTTAGCTTATTTCAACAGCTGCATTAACCCGGTTCTGTATTTCTGCATGGGATTGGATTTTAGTCGATGCTGCAACCAAAGTTTGTCTGGGATTTTTCGCAGAGCACTTGTGGAGGAAGGCCAAAGTCTCTCACAGCAAGTCACTAGAGAAGAAAACTGTAATTCTATTTCAAAGACTTCAGATACTGAGGGTGAAACTAAAGTTTAA
- the LOC127935274 gene encoding fMet-Leu-Phe receptor isoform X3: MHDLYSWTMKQTVFLEKNNLSHCSFKEKGEEGDGSSAKYVYYFTRFICGFLLPFLVILICYILAAVGIRRTRLSGKSRPLRILVVLVCAFFLCWAPYHVLGLVKLVNRNNKAVKEGWAMVSNLAYFNSCINPVLYFCMGLDFSLCCNQSLTGIFRRALMEESHSLSHQGTREENCNSIPKTAHTECETKF, encoded by the exons atgcatgatctgtattcatggactatgaaacaaacc GTCTTCCTTGAAAAGAACAACTTGAGCCACTGCTCATTCAAG GAGAAAGGAGAAGAAGGAGATGGCAGTTCAGCAAAGTATGTCTACTATTTCACTCGTTTCATCTGTGGATTCTTGTTGCCCTTCCTGGTCATCCTAATCTGTTATATACTAGCTGCTGTTGGGATACGCAGAACACGGCTCTCTGGAAAATCAAGGCCTCTTCGGATTCTTGTCGTTTTGGTCTGTGCCTTTTTCTTATGCTGGGCTCCCTATCACGTTCTAGGACTGGTCAAGTTGGTGAATAGAAACAACAAGGCAGTAAAAGAAGGATGGGCTATGGTTTCAAACTTAGCCTATTTCAACAGCTGCATTAACCCGGTTCTGTATTTCTGCATGGGATTGGATTTTAGTCTATGCTGCAACCAAAGTTTGACTGGGATTTTTCGCAGAGCTCTTATGGAGGAAAGCCACAGTCTCTCACATCAAGGGACTAGAGAAGAAAACTGTAATTCCATTCCAAAGACTGCACATACTGAGTGTGAAACTAAATTTTAA
- the LOC127935274 gene encoding C3a anaphylatoxin chemotactic receptor isoform X1: MISNPTLSPQSNSNTSMSYEKTTVDIVFYSIIVLFGTTGNSLVIWVAGFRMKPTVTNVWLVNLAVADLIFSLTRVTSLISSLFFDHWPFGVFLCKFNGFFKYANMFCSVFHLAVISVDRALCIWRPVFTRKRRTLCAARVVSVGVWIVAVMLSSPYFLYRQVFLEKNNLSHCSFKEKGEEGDGSSAKYVYYFTRFICGFLLPFLVILICYILAAVGIRRTRLSGKSRPLRILVVLVCAFFLCWAPYHVLGLVKLVNRNNKAVKEGWAMVSNLAYFNSCINPVLYFCMGLDFSLCCNQSLTGIFRRALMEESHSLSHQGTREENCNSIPKTAHTECETKF; encoded by the exons ATGATCTCCAATCCAACTCTTTCCCCTCAATCCAACTCCAATACCTCAATGTCCTATGAGAAAACAACAGTAGACATTGTCTTCTATTCAATCATAGTTCTCTTTGGCACCACTGGGAACTCTTTGGTCATCTGGGTAGCTGGATTCCGAATGAAACCCACCGTCACAAATGTTTGGCTGGTCAATCTCGCTGTAGCAGACCTGATTTTCTCCCTGACACGAGTCACTTCTCTCATCTCAAGTCTGTTCTTTGACCACTGGCCTTTTGGAGTTTTTCTCTGCAAGTTTAACGGTTTCTTCAAGTATGCCAACATGTTCTGCAGTGTTTTTCATCTGGCTGTCATCAGTGTGGATCGAGCTCTCTGTATCTGGCGTCCAGTGTTCACCAGAAAACGACGGACGTTATGTGCTGCTCGTGTGGTCAGTGTGGGAGTTTGGATTGTGGCAGTGATGTTAAGCTCACCGTACTTTTTGTACCGACAGGTCTTCCTTGAAAAGAACAACTTGAGCCACTGCTCATTCAAG GAGAAAGGAGAAGAAGGAGATGGCAGTTCAGCAAAGTATGTCTACTATTTCACTCGTTTCATCTGTGGATTCTTGTTGCCCTTCCTGGTCATCCTAATCTGTTATATACTAGCTGCTGTTGGGATACGCAGAACACGGCTCTCTGGAAAATCAAGGCCTCTTCGGATTCTTGTCGTTTTGGTCTGTGCCTTTTTCTTATGCTGGGCTCCCTATCACGTTCTAGGACTGGTCAAGTTGGTGAATAGAAACAACAAGGCAGTAAAAGAAGGATGGGCTATGGTTTCAAACTTAGCCTATTTCAACAGCTGCATTAACCCGGTTCTGTATTTCTGCATGGGATTGGATTTTAGTCTATGCTGCAACCAAAGTTTGACTGGGATTTTTCGCAGAGCTCTTATGGAGGAAAGCCACAGTCTCTCACATCAAGGGACTAGAGAAGAAAACTGTAATTCCATTCCAAAGACTGCACATACTGAGTGTGAAACTAAATTTTAA
- the LOC127935274 gene encoding formyl peptide receptor-related sequence 1 isoform X2 gives MISNPTLSPQSNSNTSMSYEKTTVDIVFYSIIVLFGTTGNSLVIWVAGFRMKPTVTNVWLVNLAVADLIFSLTRVTSLISSLFFDHWPFGVFLCKFNGFFKYANMFCSVFHLAVISVDRALCIWRPVFTRKRRTLCAARVVSVGVWIVAVMLSSPYFLYRQVFLEKNNLSHCSFKEKGEEGDGSSANCCWDTQNTALWKIKASSDSCRFGLCLFLMLGSLSRSRTGQVGE, from the exons ATGATCTCCAATCCAACTCTTTCCCCTCAATCCAACTCCAATACCTCAATGTCCTATGAGAAAACAACAGTAGACATTGTCTTCTATTCAATCATAGTTCTCTTTGGCACCACTGGGAACTCTTTGGTCATCTGGGTAGCTGGATTCCGAATGAAACCCACCGTCACAAATGTTTGGCTGGTCAATCTCGCTGTAGCAGACCTGATTTTCTCCCTGACACGAGTCACTTCTCTCATCTCAAGTCTGTTCTTTGACCACTGGCCTTTTGGAGTTTTTCTCTGCAAGTTTAACGGTTTCTTCAAGTATGCCAACATGTTCTGCAGTGTTTTTCATCTGGCTGTCATCAGTGTGGATCGAGCTCTCTGTATCTGGCGTCCAGTGTTCACCAGAAAACGACGGACGTTATGTGCTGCTCGTGTGGTCAGTGTGGGAGTTTGGATTGTGGCAGTGATGTTAAGCTCACCGTACTTTTTGTACCGACAGGTCTTCCTTGAAAAGAACAACTTGAGCCACTGCTCATTCAAG GAGAAAGGAGAAGAAGGAGATGGCAGTTCAGCAAA CTGCTGTTGGGATACGCAGAACACGGCTCTCTGGAAAATCAAGGCCTCTTCGGATTCTTGTCGTTTTGGTCTGTGCCTTTTTCTTATGCTGGGCTCCCTATCACGTTCTAGGACTGGTCAAGTTGGTGAATAG